A single window of Ostrinia nubilalis chromosome 24, ilOstNubi1.1, whole genome shotgun sequence DNA harbors:
- the LOC135083692 gene encoding octopamine receptor beta-3R-like, giving the protein MLVALCAMTFNASSELTDDWLFGPLVCDIYNSLDVYFSSASILHLCCISVDRYYAIVRPLEYPVTMTHRTVCFMLANVWLWPAFISFVPIFMGWYTTEQHRQYRRANPDVCIFKVNMVYAIVSSSVSFWIPSLVMISMYCRIFREAIRQREALTRTSSNILLNSVHMKHTSHSAHHSHYLHPDRRPSDISPNYSTFTECPEETEFGGEVVMALGDICPSKEASPRKSVNVSCDTASSGYCSGGSNKRSSSGHAPPPGWRPSCSSAVATRDLAKAATELNAQGASLRAAGKSWRAEHKAARTLGIIVGAFLLCWLPFFLWYVTTNLCGEPCETPSVVVGVLFWIGYFNSALNPLIYAYFNRDFRDAFKNTLMCALPCCFSCWKDTGTAQFV; this is encoded by the exons ATGCTCGTTGCTTTGTGCGCGATGACCTTCAACGCCTCTTCAGAACTGACAGACGACTGGTTATTTGGACCGTTAGTTTGCGATATCTACAACTCTTTGGATGTGTACTTCTCAAGCGCTTCAATCCTTCATCTATGCTGCATCTCCGTGGACAGATATTATGCCATCGTAAGACCTCTAGAATACCCTGTCACCATGACTCATAGAACCGTTTGCTTCATGCTAGCCAACGTCTGGCTCTGGCCAGCCTTCATCAGCTTCGTCCCAATCTTCATGGGCTGGTATACCACCGAACAGCATCGGCAATACAGAAGAGCGAACCCAGACGTGTGCATATTCAAAGTCAATATGGTATACGCGATAGTATCGTCAAGTGTCTCGTTCTGGATTCCGAGTCTGGTCATGATATCTATGTACTGCAGGATATTTAGAGAAGCGATACGGCAAAGAGAGGCACTGACTCGGACGTCTTCGAATATCCTCCTAAACTCAGTGCATATGAAGCATACGTCACATTCTGCGCATCATTCGCACTACCTCCATCCTGATAGAAGACCTTCAGATATTAGCCCGAATTACAGTACCTTTACAGAATGTCCTGAAGAGACGGAGTTTGGGGGAGAAGTAGTGATGGCTTTGGGGGACATTTGTCCGAGTAAAGAGGCAAGTCCAAGGAAGTCTGTGAACGTGAGCTGTGATACTGCCAGTTCGGGGTACTGTTCTGGGGGGTCGAACAAGCGGTCTTCGAGTGGTCATGCTCCGCCTCCAGGGTGGAGGCCTAGTTGTTCTTCGGCGGTGGCTACGAGGGACTTGGCGAAGGCTGCGACGGAGTTGAATGCTCAAG GCGCGTCTCTGCGTGCGGCGGGAAAATCTTGGCGCGCGGAGCATAAGGCGGCGCGCACACTTGGCATCATAGTTGGCGCGTTTTTGCTGTGTTGGCTACCATTTTTTCTTTG GTATGTGACAACGAACCTCTGCGGCGAGCCTTGCGAGACGCCATCTGTAGTAGTAGGCGTACTCTTCTGGATCGGCTACTTCAACTCCGCTCTAAACCCGCTCATCTACGCGTACTTCAACCGCGATTTCCGGGACGCGTTTAAAAACACGCTCATGTGCGCCCTGCCTTGCTGCTTCAGCTGTTGGAAAGACACCGGCACGGCGCAGTTCGTGTAG